The following proteins are encoded in a genomic region of Oncorhynchus keta strain PuntledgeMale-10-30-2019 chromosome 8, Oket_V2, whole genome shotgun sequence:
- the aida gene encoding axin interactor, dorsalization-associated protein isoform X2, translated as MRSSALQCTQSQEEFKLEDLKKLEIIIKSILTYNKDFPFDVQPVPLRRILAPGEEENLEVEEEEDAATGAGSPESFPNRVPGTLLPRLPSEPRMSLLTIKIDKIGLKDAGQCIDPYMTVSVKDLSGIDLNPVQDTPVATRKEDTYIHFSVDIEIQRHIERLPKGAAIFFEFKHYKPKKGFTSTKCFAFMEMDEIKPGPIVIELYKKPTDFKRKKLQLLTKKPLYLHLHQTLHKD; from the exons ATGAGAAGCTCTGCCTTGCAG TGCACACAATCTCAGGAGGAGTTCAAGTTGGAAGATCTGAAGAAACTGGAAATTA TTATCAAGAGTATTTTGACGTATAACAAAGATTTTCCTTTTGATGTGCAGCCAGTGCCCTTGAG GAGAATCCTGGCCCCGGGGGAGGAGGAGAACTTggaggtggaagaagaggaggatgctGCTACAGGAGCAGGCTCCCCAGAGTCCTTTCCCAACAGAGTACCAG GGACATTGTTGCCACGGTTACCCTCAGAGCCCAGGATGTCGCTGCTCACAATAAAGATTGACAAGATTGGGCTGAAAGATGCAGGGCAATGCATTGATCCCTACATGACAGTTAGTGTGAAAG ATTTGAGTGGCATTGATTTGAACCCAGTGCAAGACACACCTGTGGCAACCCGAAAGGAGGACACATACATTCACTTCAGCGTAGACATTGAGATCCAGAGACATATCGAGAGACTACCAAAAG GGGCAGCTATTTTCTTTGAGTTCAAGCACTATAAACCCAAGAAGGGGTTTACCAGCACAAAATGTTTTGCCTTCATGGAAATGGATGAGATCAAACCTGGTCCCATTGTGATCGAGTT GTACAAGAAGCCTACTGACTTCAAGAGGAAGAAGCTCCAGCTCCTGACCAAGAAGCCACTCtatctccacctccaccagacgtTGCACAAAGATTAA
- the aida gene encoding axin interactor, dorsalization-associated protein isoform X1 → MSDVNKTIQKWHASFTKGTDFDSWGQLVEAIDEYQILARQLQKEVQSTNPSDFTEDQKKTLGKFATCLEMRSSALQCTQSQEEFKLEDLKKLEIIIKSILTYNKDFPFDVQPVPLRRILAPGEEENLEVEEEEDAATGAGSPESFPNRVPGTLLPRLPSEPRMSLLTIKIDKIGLKDAGQCIDPYMTVSVKDLSGIDLNPVQDTPVATRKEDTYIHFSVDIEIQRHIERLPKGAAIFFEFKHYKPKKGFTSTKCFAFMEMDEIKPGPIVIELYKKPTDFKRKKLQLLTKKPLYLHLHQTLHKD, encoded by the exons ATGTCTGATGTCAACAAGACTATCCAGAAATGGCACGCGAGTTTCACAAAAGGCACGGACTTTGATTCTTGGGGACAATTAGTAGAGGCCATAGATGAGTACCAAAT ACTCGCAAGGCAGCTGCAGAAAGAGGTACAGTCAACAAACCCATCTGACTTCACAGAGGACCAGAAG aaaacATTAGGGAAGTTTGCAACATGCCTGGAGATGAGAAGCTCTGCCTTGCAG TGCACACAATCTCAGGAGGAGTTCAAGTTGGAAGATCTGAAGAAACTGGAAATTA TTATCAAGAGTATTTTGACGTATAACAAAGATTTTCCTTTTGATGTGCAGCCAGTGCCCTTGAG GAGAATCCTGGCCCCGGGGGAGGAGGAGAACTTggaggtggaagaagaggaggatgctGCTACAGGAGCAGGCTCCCCAGAGTCCTTTCCCAACAGAGTACCAG GGACATTGTTGCCACGGTTACCCTCAGAGCCCAGGATGTCGCTGCTCACAATAAAGATTGACAAGATTGGGCTGAAAGATGCAGGGCAATGCATTGATCCCTACATGACAGTTAGTGTGAAAG ATTTGAGTGGCATTGATTTGAACCCAGTGCAAGACACACCTGTGGCAACCCGAAAGGAGGACACATACATTCACTTCAGCGTAGACATTGAGATCCAGAGACATATCGAGAGACTACCAAAAG GGGCAGCTATTTTCTTTGAGTTCAAGCACTATAAACCCAAGAAGGGGTTTACCAGCACAAAATGTTTTGCCTTCATGGAAATGGATGAGATCAAACCTGGTCCCATTGTGATCGAGTT GTACAAGAAGCCTACTGACTTCAAGAGGAAGAAGCTCCAGCTCCTGACCAAGAAGCCACTCtatctccacctccaccagacgtTGCACAAAGATTAA